Part of the Hippopotamus amphibius kiboko isolate mHipAmp2 chromosome 7, mHipAmp2.hap2, whole genome shotgun sequence genome, TATCCCTACAAAAGCACCTTCAAAGTCTGGGAGATTAAATGtcttctttataaaaatgatGCCTTGCCCTGGGAGTCAGTGGGATTCTCGTCCTCTACTAACTGGCAATtggccttgggcaagtaactGAACATCTCTGGAAGTCAATTTTCTCAGTCAGAAAATAGGAAggtttaaatacataaaatgtagaGGACTTTACAGCTCCAAGTTTTATGGTTGATAGTGTCCTAATTACTTAGCATTAAGAGACATTCTCAACCAAATACAATACATCTATACATACACAGGTATCTACGCCCCCAAATGCACCCAAATGCAATCCATGCTTCTTATCATTTTGGAAACAACCGGCAATTATGGATACTCTGGAAGCTGTGGCTGCATACCATCCAGATCAGGGGTTGCCCATAAAAGCCAAAAGACCCCTTGATAACTGGAAGAAAGACAAGGAGACTTTTCAGTCTCCTTTATAATCAAGACTAGAAGACAAAATTCTGAGTTTAACACAACCATGAACACACCTGACTAGAAAAGCCAACTTACTCAGGAAGCATCAGAGACTGCCTTTGAATTTCTGGTCATCAAAAGGTAACTAGAACACTCTATTCCTCAACCATAGCAACAGGTAAAAATGGTGCTATAAATATCTTGTTTgcaagatttttaaatgtaaggaTTCACTTTCTTTTATGTagctgaaaaggaaaaggaaatgaaaggagtCATTCAGTACCTTCAAATTCAATGCATTTAATGTTTGATGAAATATGCATACAAGAACACTCAATACAGCGTCCACGTGAGAGAAGCAAATAATTGAAATATAGACTTAGATCAATCACCAAAGCCAAACTTTCTCCTTAACATATCCCATGTCATAAAAAAAAGCCCACAGGAGGCCTAAATAACTAAGGATCTGAAGAAGgagaaaactaaaataatcaTTCCCAAAGTTTTCATTTATCTGTAATTGAATGTGTGTCTAATTTCAATCCAGGGCCAAGACCAAGCCCCAAGACCCTCCCATAATGATTCAAGTACAGTAGCTCCATAATACATTTAACTCTTTGTTACATGAAAACTGTACACAACCTAACAGTGTGTGAAGAACCCAGTCACTGTCTGATCTTAAGGACAAATCGGTATTGCCTTTGTAAGGACGATAAAGCAAGCTGCTATTCCTCtgccattttctcatttctaagcACCGCTTCTGCCTCTCTGCTGCTGAAGAACCCCCGGTCTCAGAAAGAGCAGCCACTCTTTCTATTGGAAACTCTTGAATGGCACTCTAAAAGAAGGCAATTTCTGTCAGGAGCAGCAGTAACTTGAACCTCCCTCTTTCACAGATTAGAGACTTCTAAATTAGAGCTGAGATTTCATGTCTGTATTCTCAAGTGTCCCATGGTCTACTCTTGACGTTGAAGCTCAACTTTCCTAAACTCTTGAAAATCTGCCcacttcagaaaatgaaattgttcTTAATATTTCCCAGAATCAAattcaaaataagtatttttcttcaaatgtgcACAATGCTTGCCATCAACATTACGCATTAAAGTAGTATTAAGAGCAGCCCACTTGCTCCAAAGTACCCAAGGGGCAAAAACTGCTGAGCTGTTACACAGGTTCCCCGCTATCTGAAAGGACAGtgttcctatgaaacctttcGTAAGCCAAAATGGCATAAAGTGAAGCGCAATTACCACAGGACACATCTTGCTGACAGATGCACAAAGTAAAtcgagataaagcacagatgctcttAGACAGTTTAAGCTATGGTGGCCTGATGTTAAGTGTGGTTCCCCAGGAAGGAGCTTGGCAGTGCCACTCTCACTGCCCAGGGTGTCCACTGCCTGCACAGGGGCTCACTGCAAAacacattatttttgcttttcaccttttttcGTACAATTGAAAATCCTCTTTAGATTTCTTTCAGTTAGTGAAAACAAGCACTAAGGTAGGTCTTTGGTAAagaaaacttttgaaaagcagAGAGACACCTGTATTACAGAAATATCAATACTTCAATTATCTGAAATACAGTCAAGAcccagaaaacaagcaaaaactaactTTTTCAGCCCAAATAATTGATAGATGCATGACACATGGACCATGCACTAAAGCTCATGCACTTTACTCACAAAAGGATACTTCAAGGTCATTCACTCTTATTTTCAACACAGTTCTAAGCAGCATGATTTTCCCCAGGTATGACTGACCATTAGAAAGAGCAGAGCACAATTTAGAAACAATGAGGAAATGGGTTAAAATCAGGCCAGGTGAGGGCAGCAAGGAATATTGCTGACACCATGCTGGTAGTACTAGAAGTGGCTGAAAATCTATTGAAAGTagatcttgggggaaaaaaaaacccatagccATCTGGGGCCATTTAATGTAGGGACTCAGCTCTATCTAGCTGCAGAGTTTCTAAACATCAAGAAGCAGCTAAAATGAGAAATGTTAGAGCCTAGGGCCATGAACTTCAGCACACACTGGCCCAAAGGTGCTGCacaagaaaccttttttttttaagcttttgcgAAGTTTCACTTCACGTTCTTATTCCTGCGCAGTAGAGCTTGCCGAAGACGATCCCTACACTGATGCCTCCAGAATAATCTACCATTACTATGAGTAAAGGTGGAGCCTTAGAGCAAATCACTGCATCTGTACTCATCGGACATTTGTGAAAATGAGTTATCTAACGAAATGGAATACTCACCACAATTTTGTTCTAAGTTAGGccttttctgaattatttcagtTAAAAAGATAAAGGCATTACCAACTCAgtggtatttttttctgttatgtatATCTTCTGAAAAGTTACGATGGATCCCAAAATACAGATGTTTAATTGATTTCAACTGGGTCGAAAGGGCAAAACCATAATCAGCTGAAAGGGATTCCTCTTCGGCTTCAGAGCAGCAACTGGCTTATATGACTGCATGCCAATGCATCTGAACATTTGTTTGCTGAACAAAATCAATCAACTGAATAGTTGGCATTGCACAGATGCAATATGAAAGTTactaatatatacacacacagcatATAGATGATATAATCTCCTTATAAGATTAAAATGGTCCCCTAGATTTAAAGAATGTTTATAACTTTGTGCTCTTATTGCCAATGCAGTTGAAACCTTACATTCTACTAGAAATTACCTAAGCCACCTAGGTTTTACAGTAAGTTTGCCTCAGATATTTTGCAACATCTTATATTTCCAATATTAAGCATTTTATGTCATTAAATCAAAATGTATTATGATAAATGCAATATGCTTTGCACAGATACAGTACAATcgattgtatttttcaaaacttcctatgaaaactttctggaaattgATGTCCTATCAAAGTGTATATAAGGTTACCAAATTACCATATCGAAGCTTGAAGATCGAAAACTATTATCTACTTCTTTAACCATCTATGTGTCAGCTCACACAATAGAAAATATTCTCAGAGAACCTCTGTTAAAATCAGTTCGGTAGTATTTCTATAACTGTAACCGCTGACATTTTTCTCCCAAGAGACACTCAATTTCTATTGTCCAAATTCATTCATAAGTGATAGTCTGACTTTTTCTaagcaaaataaaagatttatgaGAGCGATCACTCATGCTGTAGTGCACTAGTATTTAATTCACAGACAACCTTGCTTCAGAGAAACCCTGCTGGGCTCTTCCACACATAGGTTACCTCACCCCTAACAGATGAGGGCATTTTTGTGTTATCAGCCTCTTTCGTTTACTCATCAGTAACCTCAACAGAGAATACGGAGCAGTCTTAAAACTCAAGGTAAAAGCTATAAACTGAGCGAGATGAAACACAGATTCTCTTGTGGGAAATATTCATCAGGACTGCAGGTCCCGCATGATCTAAATACTTGCACCATGAGCATCCATTGGAAATAGGGTAGAAACCCCTGTGCTTCTTTGTCCATCTGGAAGTAGAAGGCTTTAAAAAGTAGTCTTAAACAACTCACAGAGTTTCCCCTACTTTACCTTCTAATCCCACGTGCCAAAAACTCAAATTTTCAACCCATACCCCCAGAGAAGTACATTATCAGATAACTTTGGTCCAGGATTGAGAGGGGTGACGTTTTCCAGTACCTGCTGAGGTCAGTCCTTCTCGGTCCTGGAGttcagcaaaggaaagaaagaactttcttCTTCCCAGGAAGCTTGGGCATTTGAGAGCGTCAGTCGCCACAGCCTATCTTATCCAACAACCATTCACCTCGGCCAATGGTTTCCACCTGGTCTgctcattagaatcacctgaagggTTCTTTCTACAACGTGCCCAGGCCCAGCGCCAGACCAATTCAATGTGCGTCTGAGTGTAGGCTCCAGGCACCAGCGCTTCTTCAAAGTCAGCCCAGTGATTTCAGTTTGCAgccaaaactgaaaaacactgCTCTGAAGCAGTGATTTTCAATAGGGGCAATTTTGTCTACCCTCTGCCCCGGCAATATTTGGCAacacctggagacatttttaattgTCACCAATGCGGGTTGCTTATGGGTAGAGCCTGGGATGCTGCTACCTCCCAAGACAACCCCTCACAACTTTCACCTGTTTTTTGTTCATGCAAAAACATTCAAGCGCTCATCCAAAACACTCGCCTCTCACACCAACCCCACTCCGAAGGACTCCGTAAATGACTCAGCAAATTTGCAATTTGGGATTTACCTCTCTGCTGGTTCCTATCTGTTTATGAGCCAATAATTCAACCGAAGTGCGTGgggatttaaaaatatgaaaaaatcatGTCTTGCCATCCAtatcaaaaattaatttgtaacagCAGGATAAATACAAGCTACCAGTGCCCAAGTTTATAGGCCGATGACCCATAAACATTGTGCCTCTTCATTTTCCaattaataattgaaataaaaacgcGATGCAAATGGACTACAAATATACTTCGGTGAGCATATCAACTGTCAAAAGATTTGCCACTTAAGAATCAGAAAACTTGAAGTAAACACAAGAATTAAACTACAATGTCATTCTAAATAACACATCTATGTTGCATCAaattttgaactaaataaaattgttaaatttaaaaaaaccatttGCCTGACCGTGAAGTTTATCTGAACCCAGGCAATAAGATTTCATGATGTAACGTCATCCCTATCTAGAAACAGACCTTACTTTATACAAAGATTTGCTTAAAAAGTGCATCTAAAATTCCTTCTTAAATCATATGTTAATTAAATTAGAGAAGTTCTTTATTTAAATAAGCCCTTTTGTAAAGACCCATTGTTTTGTAAGTGAACCACCTGCCCTTGAGTAATCTTTATTTTGGTTCAAGATAAAGTTTCCCTAAAATAGTGCACACATTTACTTCTCATGCTCATGAAAAAgtaatgaagaaatggaaaagtcaTTAACTTTACCTTCCCATTAACCCATCGCCCCCTGAAGACAAGTTTCATGGTCGAGGACACATCTTGTGATATTAACACAaccaaaatatctttttaaatgactTCATCTCTTCGCACAGCCGAGGCTGCCCACAAGTAATAAGGGTAGCATCTCCCGGAAAAAGGGACGGAGCAATCAACAAAGTGAAAGCCCCGACCAGCCAGGCAGCCTCAACACAGCAGGTGAATTGGCTTCTCCCAGCTTCCACCTCCCAGCACATAACAGAGAAAGCAACAGCATCCCATCTTTCCCACTCTTTCTAGCTCCATCTGTGCTTAAAACATTGGATGTATTAGAAGCCAAGCTTCAGGAGTCAATTTTCGGCACTACGAGAAAAGGATTAGGATGAAATGGAATCCAACAGGTAAATCCCCAAGCACAGTACTGAAAATGTACCCCTTCGTGTCCCTGCTAAAACGGGCAGCCTCCACCACTGCTCAGAGCTGGCTGCACATAGACTCTGGGGCAGCTTTCAAATAAAGTGAAAACCTCATATTTTGGATGCAAAAACCCCATTTCATAAAACCAAGCATTTTAGTTCTAACTCAGCCACAGGTAACATAAAAGAACTAtgaggttggattttttttttttaagttttttttttttcccctctattgaGTTCAGAGTAGTTTCAGAACCAAGATGCAGGAAATTAAACCTCTTCCAAAAGGTTTCGAGTTGGGTCTAGACCTGCCTCAGCAAATGCAGTGGATGTTATGCTTTGGAAACCAAAGGAGCGTCCAAACACATCTATACATTTTAAAGGGGAACATTTAAACAACCAGAAAGACAACTCGCAATGTAAAAGAGCACTCTATTCAGACTATGTTTAAAGGAGTTTGGTGAGAGGGTTGGGTGGGTTTTGAGTGAGCAGGGAAGGAAATCATTTGATGCATGTCAGACACAAAGGAAAGagtgcatctgcagattcaagcTAAGGCCCCCAATAGAATGGAAAACATCCTCAAGGTAAAGTAAGGCATATTTACAGGCATTCAGGCAACCCAGTATCAACCCTGTTTAAGGGACACCCTAGTTCTTTCTTAATGTTATTGTCTTTCATAATAAATACTCATCTCTTCCTGCACAAAATCTGTTAGCTGCATTCAAACACCTTTAGTCACCTGTTTCAACAGAGTCCTGTAGGAAACTGCACACAACCAGGAAAATGTTCAAGATATAGAAATGTTATATtggttctatttttatctttagtgCCCACAAATCTCACCCTGGCTACTCAGGGTCCCACCGAATTActgttcctctccttcccctgccccctcctccccagtatTCTCCAGGCTATTTGATAACTGTATAAACTAGAACAAATGGAGGGGGAGAAACACACCATgatttgggggcaaatgtgtgcTCCTCTCCCCAACCCACCTCCACGCCAAAGCCTGCACTTTCTAACGGTGGCTGGAAAGCCCTTCATCACTCATAACTCTCTACCGAgttgccccagcaaagcagttcCCCAGCACCTACTGACCCACCGTTCATGCCACTGTAGACATTCCGGTGATGGGGTGACACATCCTCTTGCGCCTGCCTTCGGAGGGTGCCCTccctgctgccgccgccgccgccgccgcccgcgtgTTTGTGATCTGGGCTCCCCCCGTAATGCTGTTTCAGGTGCTCGGGGCTGGTGCCCCTGGCTCGGGGTAGATGCTCCAGGCTCCCACCAAGGGCGTGTTTCTGAAGATGCTCGGGGCTTCCTCCGCTGTGTCTGGTGTGCTCTGGGCTGCCCCCGGGCCTGTGCTTCTGGAAGTGCTCCGGGCTCCCGCTCAGCACGTGCTTGGGCAGCGTTTCGGGGCTGCTCCCTGCGTGTGGGTGCCTTTGCTGCTCGGGGCTGCCCTTGCACAAGGGTTTATGGTGCTCAGGGCTGGGTCCTTTGAGTGCTTTGGGGTGATCTGGGGTCCCGGAGGCCCTGGGTTTCTGCAGATGCTCGGGGCTGGCGCTCCTGTGCTTGGAGTGCTCTGGGCTGCCCTCGGCCCGGGGCTTCTGCAGGTGCTCGGGGCTGCCGCCGCCCGCATGGTGCTTGTGGTCAGGGCTGTCGGTGCTGCCCGTACTGGAAGTACTGCTGCCGTCGCCCACGTCCCGCACGTAGGGCGCTGTGGTAGCGGCGAGCTGACACAGGCTGGCCTGGCTGTCGATGGAGCAGCGGCTGCCGGCACACCCCGGGGCCTTCTCCTCGTCCAGCAGCACGCAGAGCTCCTTGAGCTCCATGTTCTCCTTCACCACCTCCTCCTGCTTCACCTCCAGCTCCTTCAGCTTCTGCAGGTATAAGGCCACTTCCTTGTGCATCACCCCCGCGGTGTAGCGGCCCAGTCTCTGCCACTCCCGGGACACCCTcttgcccttctgcctgtcaTCATCCAGGAAACAGCAGAGGTCCCTCAGTTCCTGGTTGTCCTCCTGGAGTTTCTGGTTAATATCCTGAAAAGAGACACACAGTCATTCAAGCGAGGTACACCCAGGCGGCGGCGCCAGGCTCAGACTTCCTAGGGGCCAGGGAGCCTGGAATGGGTGAATTCTCTGTGATGGTCGGGGAGGAAGTGAGAAGGTGAGAGGAAGCTAAAGACGGGCAGctatccacaaaaataaaaaataatgggtATTGCCTACGCGCCCTGCCCCGTGCTTTACTAGCGTTATCTCATCTACTTCTCCCCAAACCCTCAAGGGATAATGATTATTCTGGCTCTctcacagaaggggaaactggacCTCACAAAGCTTCACTGGTCCAAGGTCATCCACGCAGTCTTTAGGAAGCAGCCAGTTCATTAACAGGAaattagtaaaaacaaacaaaaaaacccaacaacaacaacaacaaaaaacacacacaaggcTCCCTGCCCCACCTTCAAGGAACAATGATGGCTGCTTGTGACCTGTGAAAGGCTTAAAAGCTCCGAGGCAACAGGCGTTTCTTGGTGCAAACAAGGAGCACTGCCTAGGTGTTCAGCCCATGGCATGAGACAGCAGCCCCACCCCCGTCACTAGGGAGCAGCAAATGCCCTCTGGTGGCGCTTCAGTCTGCacctccagcccccacctgccatcCCCCCAGCTCCTGTGTTATATTCAAACTCCCCTCCCCAAATCGCACCTCTCAGCAAATGCCACCTCCACCCCTCCTGTTGCCCTTTATAAGAACCTGCAGTTATGACGGGCACCTCcttctccctcacctcccactcTCCTGAACTCTACCTCTGGAATTTACTTTGTCACTCCCATGCTTCAATCCCTTAAAAGGGCCTCACTGCCCTTAGGATAAAGTGCAAAATCCTTTAGGTCTCAAAAGGCCCCCAATCCTCTTAACTGGCCTACTTCTCCAGCATGAACGGTGATTCATTCACAGGTATTTAGtaagcatctattatgtgccaggtaccagTCTAGGTGCTAAGGATAGATGAGTGGACACAGCAAAGACCTTGACATCCTATGGCTTTCACTCTGGCGGAAAAGACTAGCAAAAGGCAAGTATAGAACATAATATCATATAGTGAAAAGTGCTGGGAGAGAGACTAAAGCAGGATGAAAAATACTATCTTTTAAGAGAAGACACCTCTGCGGAGAAGGAAAACATTTGAGCAAAGCCCTGGGTGAAATAAAGGAGGAAGCATTTGCTGGAAGATGATCCCAGGAAGGGAGAAAGGCAAGTGTAAAAGCCCTGAGACAAATATGGCTCAAGCTGCAGCAAGGCCAGTGGGCCTAAAGCAGAGTGAACAAGAGCGCAAGAGCTAGAAAGGAGTCCGGGAGGTGAGGTCCAAGTGGGTGGGCGCCAGGGCTAGGTAGACAGTGCAGGCCTCATCAGCCACACGCAGGCCTTGCCAGCCACAGCAAGACTTGGGGTTATTGGCGAGCTGAGGATAGAGGACTGACACGGTGTAATTCATGGTGTAAAGAATCACCATCTTTCCGTGCAGAAAACAGACTGCTGGGGGATAGAAGGAGGGGGGTGATTggaagagagggagacaggatAAGGTGGAAGCTGGAAGACCAGCTGGGAAGCTAGCAGGTTAGCCCGGGCAGATGGTGG contains:
- the CCDC85A gene encoding coiled-coil domain-containing protein 85A isoform X3; the encoded protein is MSKAAGGASAAAAAESCPPTSAGPSAAAAVEDLSKVSDEELLQWSKEELIRCLRRAEAEKVSAMLDHSNLIREVNRRLQLHLGEIRGLKDINQKLQEDNQELRDLCCFLDDDRQKGKRVSREWQRLGRYTAGVMHKEVALYLQKLKELEVKQEEVVKENMELKELCVLLDEEKAPGCAGSRCSIDSQASLCQLAATTAPYVRDVGDGSSTSSTGSTDSPDHKHHAGGGSPEHLQKPRAEGSPEHSKHRSASPEHLQKPRASGTPDHPKALKGPSPEHHKPLCKGSPEQQRHPHAGSSPETLPKHVLSGSPEHFQKHRPGGSPEHTRHSGGSPEHLQKHALGGSLEHLPRARGTSPEHLKQHYGGSPDHKHAGGGGGGGSREGTLRRQAQEDVSPHHRNVYSGMNESTLSYVRQLEARVRQLEEENRMLPQVVWRKLGDAAGSCPGIRQHLSGNQYKGPM
- the CCDC85A gene encoding coiled-coil domain-containing protein 85A isoform X1, encoding MSKAAGGASAAAAAESCPPTSAGPSAAAAVEDLSKVSDEELLQWSKEELIRCLRRAEAEKVSAMLDHSNLIREVNRRLQLHLGEIRGLKDINQKLQEDNQELRDLCCFLDDDRQKGKRVSREWQRLGRYTAGVMHKEVALYLQKLKELEVKQEEVVKENMELKELCVLLDEEKAPGCAGSRCSIDSQASLCQLAATTAPYVRDVGDGSSTSSTGSTDSPDHKHHAGGGSPEHLQKPRAEGSPEHSKHRSASPEHLQKPRASGTPDHPKALKGPSPEHHKPLCKGSPEQQRHPHAGSSPETLPKHVLSGSPEHFQKHRPGGSPEHTRHSGGSPEHLQKHALGGSLEHLPRARGTSPEHLKQHYGGSPDHKHAGGGGGGGSREGTLRRQAQEDVSPHHRNVYSGMNESTLSYVRQLEARVRQLEEENRMLPQATQNRRQPPTRNSSNMEKGWGPRARRVLKWWQGCRGIGRCLPTLPGSFRLSSGADGSNSSPNSPASFSGHTTPSQQPEPVVHSLKVLDVQETIDRQQGKEYEHDLSETEKAIVREMCNVVWRKLGDAAGSCPGIRQHLSGNQYKGPM
- the CCDC85A gene encoding coiled-coil domain-containing protein 85A isoform X2, translating into MSKAAGGASAAAAAESCPPTSAGPSAAAAVEDLSKVSDEELLQWSKEELIRCLRRAEAEKVSAMLDHSNLIREVNRRLQLHLGEIRGLKDINQKLQEDNQELRDLCCFLDDDRQKGKRVSREWQRLGRYTAGVMHKEVALYLQKLKELEVKQEEVVKENMELKELCVLLDEEKAPGCAGSRCSIDSQASLCQLAATTAPYVRDVGDGSSTSSTGSTDSPDHKHHAGGGSPEHLQKPRAEGSPEHSKHRSASPEHLQKPRASGTPDHPKALKGPSPEHHKPLCKGSPEQQRHPHAGSSPETLPKHVLSGSPEHFQKHRPGGSPEHTRHSGGSPEHLQKHALGGSLEHLPRARGTSPEHLKQHYGGSPDHKHAGGGGGGGSREGTLRRQAQEDVSPHHRNVYSGMNESTLSYVRQLEARVRQLEEENRMLPQATQNRRQPPTRNSSNMEKGWGPRARRVLKWWQGCRGIGRCLPTLPGSFRLSSGADGSNSSPNSPASFSGHTTPSQQPEPVVHSLKVVWRKLGDAAGSCPGIRQHLSGNQYKGPM
- the CCDC85A gene encoding coiled-coil domain-containing protein 85A isoform X4, with translation MSKAAGGASAAAAAESCPPTSAGPSAAAAVEDLSKVSDEELLQWSKEELIRCLRRAEAEKVSAMLDHSNLIREVNRRLQLHLGEIRGLKDINQKLQEDNQELRDLCCFLDDDRQKGKRVSREWQRLGRYTAGVMHKEVALYLQKLKELEVKQEEVVKENMELKELCVLLDEEKAPGCAGSRCSIDSQASLCQLAATTAPYVRDVGDGSSTSSTGSTDSPDHKHHAGGGSPEHLQKPRAEGSPEHSKHRSASPEHLQKPRASGTPDHPKALKGPSPEHHKPLCKGSPEQQRHPHAGSSPETLPKHVLSGSPEHFQKHRPGGSPEHTRHSGGSPEHLQKHALGGSLEHLPRARGTSPEHLKQHYGGSPDHKHAGGGGGGGSREGTLRRQAQEDVSPHHRNVYSGMNAT